One genomic segment of Aliarcobacter cibarius includes these proteins:
- a CDS encoding AAA family ATPase: protein MQLSEYQEKLKLSYENNFINESIYELVELFYDLTNLNTISYYKYEYEYNDYFHKFDISSNSSNNATNSKRNFKIILKDKKTIYGYLLINQRIKSNPVLKKLLNKIKKYLKKEKDVQKKLFGNEIPFNIYLFHDEDLELLAQNLKSGLEGLFNVDVTRDISIEKYFDILRVKDTKHIIIFLVNDEKMISKIEEKIKVLNELIIVIGPNSHHTSMYCGKIGIEDYISINEFRAENLKSIILNKKNTLFNKNKSGNKIIAVGGISGGIGSTTISMNIADLISNNLPDKNVLYIDLSTTKAVSNLFLENNPLPQKSIIDLINSNEFNIENNLENGLIKKRENFYCITGIQKHIDKEFLEKDVFIEKLLDYISSSSNYFNFIIIDTGAANASNLKSTIYDIVNEFWLITEMTLPHISKLKTFYSLMKRAGLKDKISFIVNRYDSKNAISVTDVTSILNINSEDKIQFESFKIPNDYNVLGKCWNYCELASKNYPDSLFIRKLDSILQEKNFYKKEQKKESKKSLFSSFFSKDKN from the coding sequence ATGCAATTAAGTGAATATCAAGAAAAGCTAAAGTTATCTTACGAAAACAACTTTATAAATGAAAGTATATATGAGTTAGTAGAGTTATTTTATGATTTAACAAATCTAAATACTATTTCATATTATAAATATGAATATGAATACAATGACTATTTTCATAAATTTGACATATCTTCTAATTCTTCAAATAATGCTACTAATAGCAAGAGAAATTTTAAAATTATTCTAAAAGATAAAAAGACAATTTATGGTTATTTGTTAATAAATCAAAGAATTAAATCAAATCCAGTTTTAAAAAAATTATTAAATAAAATAAAAAAATATTTAAAAAAAGAGAAAGATGTACAAAAAAAACTTTTCGGAAATGAAATTCCTTTTAATATTTATTTATTTCATGATGAAGATTTAGAGTTATTAGCACAAAATTTAAAATCTGGACTAGAAGGTTTATTTAATGTTGATGTTACAAGAGATATTTCAATTGAAAAATATTTTGACATTTTAAGAGTAAAAGATACAAAACATATAATTATTTTTTTAGTCAATGATGAAAAAATGATTTCAAAAATTGAAGAAAAAATAAAAGTATTGAATGAGTTAATCATTGTAATTGGACCAAATAGCCATCATACTTCAATGTATTGTGGAAAAATTGGAATAGAAGATTATATTTCAATAAATGAATTTAGAGCTGAAAATTTAAAAAGTATTATTTTAAATAAGAAAAATACTTTGTTTAATAAAAATAAATCTGGTAATAAAATCATTGCAGTAGGTGGAATTTCAGGAGGGATTGGTTCTACAACAATTTCTATGAATATAGCAGATTTAATCAGTAATAATCTTCCTGATAAAAATGTTTTATATATAGATTTATCCACTACAAAAGCTGTTAGTAATCTTTTTTTAGAGAATAATCCTCTTCCTCAAAAATCAATAATTGATTTAATAAATTCAAATGAGTTTAACATTGAAAATAATCTTGAAAATGGGCTTATTAAAAAAAGAGAAAATTTCTATTGTATTACAGGTATCCAAAAGCATATAGATAAAGAGTTTTTGGAAAAAGATGTTTTTATAGAAAAATTATTGGATTATATATCTTCTTCTAGCAATTATTTCAATTTTATTATTATTGATACAGGAGCGGCAAATGCTTCTAATTTAAAATCGACTATTTATGATATTGTAAATGAATTTTGGTTAATTACTGAGATGACATTACCACATATTTCGAAGTTAAAAACTTTCTATTCTTTGATGAAAAGAGCAGGGTTAAAAGATAAGATTTCATTTATTGTAAATAGATATGATTCAAAAAATGCAATATCAGTTACAGATGTTACTTCTATTTTAAATATTAACAGTGAAGATAAAATCCAATTTGAAAGTTTTAAAATTCCTAATGATTATAATGTTTTAGGAAAATGTTGGAATTACTGTGAACTTGCTTCAAAAAATTATCCAGATTCATTATTTATAAGAAAACTTGACTCTATTTTGCAAGAAAAAAATTTTTATAAAAAAGAACAAAAAAAAGAGAGTAAAAAAAGTTTATTTTCATCTTTTTTTTCAAAGGATAAAAATTGA
- a CDS encoding CpaF family protein — protein sequence MRSLRTLIEDQEQKEVVHKKVDEKEELIQDVDISKEKIEKYKQYISHSELVFPELYLNKELYDLALKINDSFLLKLKSDQKITKESLEEVLPEYILSFKEARLLKREILDDIKNMIVNNIIGFGHISTIFNITKDGLNDVIINTKDYIDIIYKGKTVQTPFTFRSEEELRKIIDKMLAENNRKIDEAHPIISSKLNDGSRVEVQIPPIAANDGSCVTIRKFNEMPLLLEMLIDSGQMDYKMAYFLVKAAKGKCNIIVSGGTSSGKTTFLNAVTRFIDENEQLMVIEDTREMQPQMPCHSIRQYEARMANEEGKGAITLDFLLRSALRSSPRRIIVGECRGPEIVVMLNAMNTGHPGSMTTVHADNTKEALVRIENMYLEARPTANINFIRTQIVSAVDLIIQLVRFPDGTRKVITVSEIEKRIEDNGVVSLNNIFQFKRDTTDLKRTKGEFQVLSTPSRTIDQMNMFGVDIDKRVFDPKFEMPKSMLIEALEDDLPSVMCGWKDSFMDYFVKKDPQLFHKWPHFQKIKKIENG from the coding sequence TTGAGAAGTTTGAGAACATTAATCGAAGATCAAGAACAAAAAGAGGTTGTTCATAAAAAGGTTGATGAAAAAGAAGAATTGATTCAAGATGTTGATATTTCTAAGGAAAAAATAGAGAAATATAAACAGTATATATCTCATTCTGAGTTGGTTTTTCCAGAACTTTATTTAAATAAAGAGTTATATGATTTAGCACTTAAAATAAATGATAGTTTTTTATTGAAATTAAAATCTGACCAAAAAATAACAAAAGAGAGCTTAGAAGAAGTTCTTCCTGAATATATATTATCTTTTAAAGAAGCTAGACTTTTAAAAAGAGAAATTTTAGATGATATAAAAAATATGATTGTAAATAATATTATAGGTTTTGGTCATATCTCTACTATTTTTAATATAACTAAAGATGGATTAAATGACGTAATTATAAACACAAAAGATTATATAGATATTATTTATAAAGGTAAAACTGTACAAACTCCATTTACTTTTAGAAGTGAAGAAGAGTTAAGAAAAATAATAGATAAAATGCTTGCTGAAAATAATAGAAAAATCGATGAGGCACATCCAATAATTTCAAGTAAGTTAAATGATGGTTCAAGAGTAGAAGTTCAAATTCCTCCAATTGCCGCAAATGATGGAAGTTGTGTAACTATTAGAAAGTTTAATGAAATGCCTTTGCTTCTTGAAATGCTTATTGATTCTGGGCAAATGGATTATAAAATGGCGTATTTTTTGGTAAAAGCTGCTAAAGGAAAGTGTAATATTATTGTTTCAGGTGGAACATCTAGTGGAAAGACTACTTTTTTAAATGCAGTTACTAGATTTATCGATGAGAATGAACAGTTGATGGTTATTGAAGATACAAGAGAGATGCAACCTCAAATGCCTTGTCACTCAATTCGTCAATATGAAGCAAGAATGGCAAATGAAGAGGGTAAGGGAGCTATTACTCTTGATTTCTTACTACGTTCAGCTTTAAGATCAAGTCCAAGAAGAATTATTGTTGGTGAGTGTAGGGGACCTGAAATTGTTGTTATGTTAAATGCTATGAATACTGGTCATCCAGGTTCTATGACAACAGTTCATGCTGATAATACAAAGGAAGCTCTTGTTAGAATTGAAAACATGTATCTAGAAGCTAGACCAACTGCAAATATCAATTTTATTAGAACACAAATTGTGTCAGCAGTTGATTTAATTATTCAACTTGTAAGATTTCCTGATGGAACGAGAAAAGTTATTACAGTTTCTGAAATAGAAAAAAGAATAGAAGATAATGGAGTTGTTTCTTTAAATAATATTTTTCAATTTAAAAGAGATACTACAGATTTGAAAAGAACAAAAGGAGAATTCCAAGTTTTATCAACTCCATCAAGAACTATTGACCAAATGAATATGTTTGGAGTAGATATTGATAAAAGAGTTTTTGACCCAAAATTTGAAATGCCTAAATCTATGTTAATTGAAGCTTTAGAAGATGATTTACCCTCTGTTATGTGTGGATGGAAAGACTCTTTTATGGATTATTTTGTGAAAAAAGATCCTCAATTATTTCATAAATGGCCACATTTCCAAAAAATAAAGAAGATTGAAAATGGATGA
- a CDS encoding type II secretion system F family protein: MDDNLFLFFIITIPLLLVIFLVTLYAYYSKMKLKRVIINTLSSTHSKIIDKNKTENVSLKNSSWLGKKLKYAGFNAKGAEFMFILISIVFGFLFSFFIFFISNSKVIFVFTFLIFSFFPYLFLVKLIKAREEEFNTNLKGMIDKVTSMMKSGVGFEQALKKSILTCKSKLTQDVFNIYINEKAIIGEDKCFEKMFEIIESKELRIFYLTISIGRKSGGKFSNTLETLRKTLQDQGEIKQEITSSTKEIRVGTYMIIGLIVFTYMMMNNALGNSLNAHFFGSDIGKVQMFFICLWVAFGIFINNLLTKIK; encoded by the coding sequence ATGGATGATAATTTATTTTTATTTTTTATAATTACTATTCCATTGTTACTTGTGATTTTTTTAGTAACTCTTTATGCTTATTATTCAAAAATGAAGTTAAAAAGAGTAATAATAAATACACTTTCAAGTACGCATAGTAAAATTATTGATAAAAATAAAACTGAAAATGTCTCTTTAAAAAATAGTAGCTGGTTAGGTAAAAAGCTTAAATATGCAGGTTTTAATGCTAAAGGTGCAGAATTTATGTTTATTTTAATAAGTATTGTTTTTGGATTTTTATTTAGCTTTTTTATATTTTTTATTTCTAACTCTAAGGTTATTTTTGTTTTTACATTTTTAATATTTTCTTTTTTCCCTTATCTATTCTTAGTTAAATTAATTAAGGCTAGAGAAGAAGAGTTTAATACAAATTTAAAAGGAATGATAGATAAAGTTACAAGTATGATGAAAAGTGGAGTTGGTTTTGAACAGGCTTTAAAAAAATCTATTCTTACTTGTAAATCAAAATTAACTCAAGATGTTTTTAATATTTATATAAATGAAAAAGCAATTATTGGTGAAGATAAATGTTTTGAAAAAATGTTTGAAATTATTGAATCAAAAGAGTTGAGAATTTTTTATCTAACAATTTCAATTGGAAGAAAATCTGGAGGAAAATTTTCTAATACTCTTGAGACATTAAGAAAAACTTTGCAAGATCAAGGTGAAATAAAACAAGAGATTACATCTTCTACAAAAGAGATAAGAGTAGGTACTTATATGATAATAGGTTTAATAGTTTTCACATATATGATGATGAATAATGCTTTAGGAAACTCTTTAAATGCTCATTTTTTTGGTAGTGATATTGGAAAAGTTCAAATGTTTTTTATATGTCTTTGGGTTGCTTTTGGAATATTTATAAATAATTTATTGACAAAGATAAAATGA
- a CDS encoding IS5 family transposase, translating to MQKNLFYGSLMDMLDSKDPLVVLADTIKWSKFEDEFAQYYSKEGRPAKPIRLMVGLLLLKQLENLSDENVVIAWKRNPYFQYFCGFSDFQTALPCHSTDLVYFRNRIGKKGFEFIFKHSIEIHSNENLNESQVIADTTIQESNLTYPTDGKLAIKIINHLHKIVKVENIKLRRSYIKEIKQHRINLRFFRHPKKIIKAKASMKRLRTIAKTILRDIDRKFGDNLELHNKYATKFYLYIRVLLQEKNTKNKIYSLHEIDAYAVNKGKDHKGYEYGTKASVVTTKNSGIIVGVSAHRENEHDSKTLKLALENTISNLGSKTINEVICDRGYRGSKQIIINNETVIDISIPSNLQKKDTTKQINIKKEKFRRRAAIEPIIGHLKSDHRMQRNYLKGFLGDQINLLLAATAFNLKKWMNIYFYAFFTGNLSLLKEAYQQLQHQKELIMFLLQLKITMKFSNLDY from the coding sequence GTGCAGAAAAATCTCTTTTATGGTTCATTAATGGATATGTTAGATTCAAAAGATCCTTTAGTTGTTTTAGCAGATACAATTAAGTGGTCGAAATTTGAAGATGAATTTGCACAATATTACTCTAAAGAGGGAAGACCAGCTAAACCAATTCGTTTAATGGTTGGATTACTATTACTAAAACAGTTAGAAAATCTTAGTGATGAAAATGTAGTTATTGCTTGGAAAAGAAATCCATACTTTCAATATTTCTGTGGATTTAGTGATTTCCAAACAGCATTACCATGTCATAGTACTGATTTAGTTTATTTTAGAAATAGAATAGGTAAAAAAGGATTTGAATTTATTTTTAAACATAGTATTGAAATTCATAGTAATGAAAATCTAAATGAATCACAAGTAATAGCTGATACAACTATTCAAGAGAGTAATTTAACCTACCCAACAGATGGTAAACTAGCAATTAAAATAATTAACCATTTGCATAAAATAGTAAAAGTTGAAAATATTAAACTAAGAAGAAGCTATATCAAAGAGATAAAACAACATAGAATAAATTTAAGATTCTTTAGACATCCAAAAAAGATTATAAAAGCAAAAGCTTCTATGAAAAGACTCAGAACAATTGCAAAAACAATTCTTAGAGATATTGATAGAAAATTTGGTGATAATCTTGAACTTCATAATAAATATGCTACTAAATTTTACTTGTACATAAGAGTACTTTTACAAGAGAAAAATACAAAGAATAAAATTTACTCTTTACATGAAATAGATGCATATGCAGTAAATAAAGGTAAAGACCATAAAGGTTATGAATATGGTACAAAAGCTTCTGTTGTAACAACTAAAAATTCAGGAATTATTGTTGGAGTTTCTGCACATAGAGAAAATGAACATGATAGTAAAACTCTAAAGTTAGCATTAGAAAATACAATTTCAAATTTAGGATCTAAAACTATAAATGAAGTTATTTGTGATAGAGGATATAGAGGAAGTAAACAAATAATAATCAATAATGAAACTGTTATTGATATCTCAATACCAAGTAATTTACAAAAGAAAGATACAACTAAACAAATTAATATCAAAAAAGAGAAATTTAGAAGAAGAGCAGCAATAGAACCTATTATTGGACACTTAAAATCTGATCATAGAATGCAAAGAAATTATCTTAAAGGATTTCTTGGCGACCAGATTAATCTTTTACTAGCAGCAACAGCATTTAATCTAAAAAAGTGGATGAATATCTACTTTTATGCATTTTTTACAGGAAATTTATCTTTATTAAAAGAAGCTTATCAACAATTGCAACACCAAAAAGAACTGATTATGTTCTTATTGCAACTAAAAATCACCATGAAATTTTCAAATTTGGATTATTAA
- a CDS encoding type II secretion system F family protein, with amino-acid sequence MLSQLDNKNIIEQQKNKKSHDNNFTMKLIQAGITYKEYTEARLLFALIGIIIMSVLPFFFSLIVGVISVIVGVLAIIFGGEIYLYIAKSERVDKINRDLGVFLDLVNVILESGGSLKNAFFEVSKRSAGIIDPELIKEISILEYEMTNYSTKVAYENLKTRVDSRDIDKIVDFLILSEETGIGVKNIFTMQSEEMRKERFYQIKGKVNTLNMYLMLIIFLFVLPALGAFIVFPIMAGKITMGI; translated from the coding sequence TTGCTATCTCAACTTGATAATAAAAATATAATTGAACAGCAAAAAAATAAAAAAAGTCATGATAATAACTTTACAATGAAACTAATTCAAGCAGGAATTACTTATAAGGAGTATACAGAAGCTAGATTACTTTTTGCTCTTATTGGAATAATAATTATGTCTGTATTACCATTTTTCTTCTCTTTAATTGTAGGAGTTATTTCAGTTATTGTTGGTGTTTTAGCAATAATTTTTGGAGGAGAGATCTATTTATATATTGCAAAATCAGAAAGAGTTGATAAGATAAATAGAGATTTGGGAGTTTTTCTTGATTTAGTTAATGTTATTTTAGAATCAGGAGGAAGCTTAAAAAATGCATTTTTTGAAGTTTCAAAAAGAAGTGCAGGAATTATTGATCCAGAACTTATAAAAGAGATTTCTATTTTAGAGTACGAAATGACAAACTATTCAACAAAAGTAGCTTATGAAAATTTGAAAACAAGAGTTGATAGTAGAGACATTGATAAAATTGTAGATTTTTTGATTCTTAGTGAAGAGACAGGAATAGGAGTTAAAAATATTTTTACAATGCAATCAGAAGAGATGAGAAAAGAGAGATTTTATCAAATAAAAGGGAAAGTAAATACTTTAAATATGTATTTAATGTTAATTATTTTTCTTTTCGTTTTACCAGCTTTAGGAGCTTTTATAGTTTTTCCAATTATGGCTGGAAAAATAACTATGGGAATATAA
- a CDS encoding CpaB family protein gives MQINKQLIAIIVLASLLFSAIGAALFFFKKNQQTQKAKSELVTVYIAKDDIPRDTLLTIEHLAQTKISKEFILNPPLLKEEIIGKFTNEKIYKNEIFLKQKLDTQLVKEEKKIIDFEKSSYNMKFELFKNPNYALVQGEYINIISVYPEGEPDSKGRYPEFAVEFIAENLKVLGFIRNGHHESQSITQQTVKKTVEKKVVEVVEEVKSDEIILDIDLDVLLRLTENYNKGNQLWMVKTAYRDKSNDEDDNIKNDEKEKESTPVQTRNLDTKSQINEIKHKYRMYTSNTSVLTQSATIDYSNDKNKEKSKMKNVEIFVNSNETCSSIKDKFIVGNVNSFFIRTSPSKDSENKTILYKNIIIPYVEKQNEWYKTCDGKYVHETVVREVDAPFISEKLGKYE, from the coding sequence ATGCAAATAAATAAGCAGTTGATTGCTATCATCGTTTTAGCTTCTTTATTATTTTCTGCAATTGGGGCAGCTTTGTTTTTTTTCAAAAAAAATCAACAAACCCAAAAAGCAAAAAGTGAGTTAGTTACAGTTTATATAGCTAAAGATGATATTCCAAGAGATACTCTTTTGACTATTGAACATTTAGCTCAAACAAAAATATCAAAAGAGTTTATTTTAAATCCACCTTTATTAAAAGAAGAGATAATAGGTAAATTTACAAATGAGAAAATATATAAAAATGAAATTTTCTTAAAACAAAAACTAGATACTCAACTTGTAAAAGAGGAGAAGAAGATTATAGATTTTGAAAAAAGTTCATACAATATGAAATTTGAACTTTTCAAAAATCCAAATTATGCTCTAGTTCAAGGTGAATATATAAATATTATTTCAGTTTATCCTGAAGGGGAACCAGATTCAAAAGGAAGATATCCTGAATTTGCTGTTGAATTTATTGCAGAAAATTTAAAAGTTCTGGGATTTATTAGAAATGGGCATCATGAATCACAAAGCATTACTCAGCAAACAGTTAAGAAAACAGTTGAAAAGAAAGTTGTTGAAGTAGTTGAAGAAGTTAAATCTGATGAAATAATTCTTGATATAGATTTGGATGTATTATTAAGATTAACTGAAAACTACAACAAGGGAAATCAACTTTGGATGGTTAAAACAGCTTATAGAGATAAAAGTAATGATGAAGATGATAATATAAAAAATGATGAAAAAGAAAAAGAATCAACACCTGTTCAAACTAGAAATTTAGATACAAAATCACAAATCAATGAGATAAAACATAAATATAGAATGTATACATCAAACACTTCAGTTTTAACTCAAAGTGCAACAATAGATTACTCAAATGATAAAAATAAAGAGAAATCAAAAATGAAAAATGTTGAAATTTTTGTCAATTCAAATGAAACTTGTTCTTCAATCAAAGATAAGTTTATAGTTGGAAATGTTAACAGCTTTTTTATTAGAACATCTCCATCAAAAGATTCTGAAAATAAAACAATTTTATATAAAAATATAATTATTCCATATGTAGAGAAACAAAATGAGTGGTATAAAACGTGTGATGGTAAATATGTTCATGAAACAGTTGTAAGAGAAGTTGATGCACCATTTATAAGTGAAAAATTAGGTAAGTATGAATAA